The following proteins are encoded in a genomic region of Corylus avellana chromosome ca4, CavTom2PMs-1.0:
- the LOC132178232 gene encoding uncharacterized protein LOC132178232: MALSMKNKLQFVDGTLPHSSTLNESEFRAWKSCNDTISSWIVNTVSKDIATSIIYINNCQDMWLSLKERFSQKNGPQAFQLQKAISSLSQDSILKSVQTFFDQQYVFQFLMGLNESFAHIRGQILLMDPLPPINKVFSLVVQEESQRQIFIGSMTSNPADLITKSVPTQQNRFPKQMTRRDKPVCTHCGISGHTIDKCYKLHGFPPGFKFTKRPYFSPSSSVNYAAQTHGKHFSATPQVPQLPITVEQCQRLLEFL; the protein is encoded by the exons ATGGCTCTCTCTATGAAGAACAAGTTGCAGTTTGTTGATGGAACTCTTCCTCACTCATCCACTCTCAATGAATCTGAGTTTAGAGCCTGGAAGAGTTGCAATGATACAATATCTTCATGGATTGTTAACACTGTATCGAAGGACATTGCTACCAGTATAATCTACATCAACAATTGCCAGGATATGTGGCTGAGTCTGAAGGAAAGATTCTCACAGAAAAACGGACCACAAGCCTTTCAACTTCAGAAAGCTATCTCCAGCTTATCGCAGGATAGCAT CTTGAAATCTGTCCAAACATTTTTTGATCAACAGTACGTTTTCCAATTTTTAATGGGGCTCAATGAGTCTTTTGCTCACATCAGAGGTCAAATCCTCTTGATGGATCCACTTCCTCCAATTAATAAAGTGTTTTCACTAGTTGTTCAAGAAGAAAGTCAAAGACAAATCTTCATAGGATCCATGACTTCAAACCCTGCAGACTTGATAACCAAATCTGTCCCCACACAGCAGAATAGGTTTCCTAAGCAGATGACTCGAAGGGATAAACCAGTCTGTACTCATTGTGGCATTTCTGGACATACCATTGATAAATGTTACAAGTTACATGGCTTCCCCCCTGGATTCAAATTCACAAAGAGGCCTTATTTTTCCCCAAGCTCAAGTGTAAACTATGCTGCTCAGACtcatggaaaacatttttctgcAACTCCACAAGTTCCTCAGCTGCCAATTACAGTAGAACAGTGTCAAAGGCTTTTGGAATTCTTGTAG